The following proteins are encoded in a genomic region of Porphyrobacter sp. CACIAM 03H1:
- a CDS encoding tryptophan halogenase family protein, translating into MTGQSAPLSSIVIVGGGSAGWMTAAALADAVGRSCAITLIESEAIGTVGVGEATIPPIRHFNKRLGIDEATFVRETQGSYKLGIEFIDWGRQGHRYFHPFGQYGAEFDSVPFYHHWMHEHLAGRVDGPIDDFSMCWAMAKAGKFSHPSPDRRLIQSTFDYAYHFDAGLYAAFLRRYAESRGVTRIEGKVVDVALRGEDGFIESVTLDNGEQIAGQFFIDCSGFRGLLIEDALHAGYDNWQAWLPCDRAVAVPCERGEFTPYTRSTAREAGWQWRIPLQHRTGNGYVHCCEFISEDEAAATLLANLDGMALADPRPLRFVTGKRRKFWEKNCVAIGLSAGFMEPLESTSLHLIQYGILRLIALLPDAAISPLLAREYNAQTSREYELIRDFLILHYKATTRDDSELWRYCAAMPIPDSLQYKIDHFREAGMLVADGQELFANPSWIAVYLGQGIVPRQAPALAAMRTGVPVAERFRQIRQAMDEAVAAMPSHGDFIARHCPAPPLAA; encoded by the coding sequence ATGACCGGACAGAGCGCGCCCCTATCGAGCATCGTCATCGTCGGCGGCGGCAGCGCCGGGTGGATGACAGCCGCCGCGCTCGCGGACGCGGTGGGGCGTTCCTGCGCGATCACCCTGATCGAAAGCGAGGCGATCGGCACCGTGGGCGTAGGCGAGGCGACCATCCCCCCCATCCGCCACTTCAACAAGCGCCTCGGCATCGACGAGGCGACCTTCGTGCGCGAGACGCAAGGGTCCTACAAACTCGGGATCGAGTTCATCGACTGGGGGCGGCAGGGACACCGCTACTTCCACCCCTTCGGCCAGTATGGCGCCGAATTCGACAGCGTGCCCTTCTACCACCACTGGATGCACGAGCATCTGGCGGGGCGGGTGGATGGCCCGATCGACGATTTCTCGATGTGCTGGGCGATGGCGAAGGCGGGGAAGTTCAGCCACCCCTCGCCCGATCGGCGGTTGATCCAGTCGACCTTCGACTATGCCTACCACTTCGACGCGGGGCTCTACGCCGCCTTCCTGCGGCGTTATGCGGAAAGCCGGGGCGTGACGCGCATCGAGGGCAAGGTCGTCGACGTTGCCCTGCGCGGCGAGGACGGGTTCATCGAGAGCGTGACGCTCGACAATGGCGAGCAGATCGCAGGCCAGTTCTTCATCGATTGCAGCGGCTTCCGCGGCCTGTTGATCGAAGATGCGCTGCACGCCGGCTACGACAACTGGCAGGCCTGGCTGCCCTGCGACCGCGCTGTGGCCGTCCCGTGCGAGCGCGGCGAGTTCACCCCCTACACCCGTTCCACCGCGCGCGAGGCGGGGTGGCAATGGCGCATCCCGCTCCAGCACCGCACCGGCAACGGCTACGTCCATTGCTGCGAGTTTATCTCCGAGGACGAGGCGGCCGCGACCCTGCTCGCCAACCTCGACGGAATGGCGCTGGCCGACCCGCGGCCCCTGCGCTTCGTGACGGGTAAGCGCCGCAAGTTCTGGGAGAAGAACTGCGTCGCCATCGGGCTGTCGGCGGGGTTCATGGAGCCGCTGGAATCGACCAGCCTCCACCTCATCCAGTACGGCATCCTGCGGCTCATCGCGCTGCTGCCCGACGCCGCCATATCGCCCCTGCTGGCGCGTGAATACAATGCCCAAACGTCTAGGGAATACGAGCTGATCCGGGATTTCCTTATCCTGCACTACAAGGCCACCACCCGCGACGATTCCGAGCTGTGGCGCTACTGCGCGGCCATGCCGATCCCCGACAGCCTGCAATACAAGATCGACCATTTCCGCGAGGCCGGGATGCTGGTCGCCGACGGGCAGGAACTGTTCGCGAACCCGAGCTGGATCGCCGTCTATCTCGGCCAGGGAATCGTCCCCCGTCAGGCCCCGGCGCTGGCCGCGATGCGGACCGGGGTGCCGGTCGCGGAGCGCTTCAGGCAGATCCGGCAGGCGATGGACGAGGCGGTCGCCGCCATGCCGTCGCACGGCGATTTCATCGCCCGCCACTGCCCCGCCCCGCCGCTCGCCGCCTGA
- a CDS encoding DUF6445 family protein — protein sequence MATQPAPPRHRPPQGWAIAPAVPQVGVFASGNQPLISVENFLENPEHAILQACLQKFAKITPQYPGVRAALDPAVCRAWLGVLSPLLDQWFGGDGRPWAMQAWYSLVTTPPAALAPIQRLPHVDGTDPQQIAMMLYLHRTGHGGTAFFRHRATGFESLTAETYLRYAAAVQDEVARAGLPSAAYPTDGAPNFERIHVAVGTFNSAIFYRGNILHSGVIDNSAPLSADPREGRLTINAFFRPVPGREAQATG from the coding sequence ATGGCCACACAGCCCGCCCCGCCCCGGCATAGACCTCCGCAAGGATGGGCAATCGCACCTGCCGTGCCGCAGGTCGGCGTTTTTGCATCCGGCAATCAACCACTTATCAGCGTCGAGAACTTTCTGGAGAACCCGGAGCACGCGATCTTGCAGGCCTGTTTGCAAAAATTTGCAAAAATCACGCCCCAGTACCCGGGCGTGCGCGCCGCGCTCGATCCGGCGGTGTGCCGGGCTTGGCTCGGAGTGCTCTCTCCCCTGCTCGATCAGTGGTTTGGCGGCGACGGGCGGCCCTGGGCGATGCAGGCGTGGTATTCGCTGGTGACGACCCCGCCCGCCGCCCTCGCCCCGATCCAGCGCCTGCCCCATGTCGACGGCACCGATCCGCAGCAGATCGCGATGATGCTCTACCTCCACCGCACCGGGCACGGGGGGACGGCCTTCTTCCGCCACCGGGCGACGGGCTTCGAGTCGCTCACCGCCGAAACCTATCTGCGCTATGCCGCCGCGGTGCAGGACGAGGTGGCGCGCGCGGGCCTGCCGTCCGCCGCCTACCCGACCGACGGTGCCCCCAATTTCGAGCGCATCCATGTCGCCGTGGGGACCTTCAACAGCGCGATCTTCTATCGCGGCAACATCCTCCACAGTGGGGTGATCGACAACTCCGCCCCCCTGAGCGCCGACCCCCGCGAGGGCCGGCTGACGATCAACGCCTTCTTCCGCCCTGTTCCGGGCCGAGAGGCACAAGCAACGGGATGA
- a CDS encoding alpha-amylase family glycosyl hydrolase, with amino-acid sequence MTRIFVSLAAVLCAQTALTGAPARAETPAAPAPIADRQLEDEIIYFVLPDRFANGDPANDKGGLSGGPFQHGFDPTHKGFYHGGDLKGLTAKLDYIQGMGVTAIWFAPIFKNKPVQGKPGEESAGYHGYWVTDFTSVDPHFGTNAEFKAFVDAAHARGMKVYMDIITNHTADVIGYAEGEANGYRYRSKGEYPFSRRGGPDGAPINAGFAGDDNPDPANWAKLTDPTFAYTPVVPEAEKNVKVPAWLNDVTLYHNRGNSHWIGESSVYGDFSGLDDLATEHPRVVAGMIEVFGDWIDNYGIDGFRIDTAKHVNPGFWQAFVPAMLARAKAKGIDHFHIFGEIAYEEPTATLAAQVMAESGLPYALDMGFAKAAQMVASGKSPPRLMAEFLQQDAIYPGGAKTATGLPTFLGNHDFGRFSMFVRQMSGADDPAKLLARVRLGHAMMFLLRGVPTVYYGDEQGFISDGNDQLAREDMFPSKVAVYNDNRLIGTKATTAEDNFDPAHPLYRLIAELSAARTASPALRRGLSEVRAFAEEASGLLAVERHDPETGQRVLTVFNTGERPLSQSIEVSYAARGVTPLVGQCPAALAAPGAVKVTLPPFGFAACILETDD; translated from the coding sequence ATGACGCGAATCTTCGTGAGCCTGGCGGCTGTGCTGTGTGCGCAGACCGCCCTAACGGGCGCACCGGCACGGGCCGAGACACCGGCGGCACCGGCGCCGATCGCCGATCGCCAGCTGGAAGACGAGATCATCTATTTCGTCCTGCCCGACCGTTTCGCCAACGGCGATCCGGCGAATGACAAGGGCGGCCTTTCGGGCGGCCCCTTCCAGCACGGCTTCGATCCTACCCACAAGGGCTTCTACCACGGCGGCGACCTCAAGGGCCTGACCGCCAAGCTCGACTACATCCAGGGCATGGGCGTCACCGCGATCTGGTTCGCGCCGATCTTCAAGAACAAGCCCGTGCAGGGCAAACCGGGCGAGGAAAGCGCGGGCTATCACGGCTACTGGGTGACCGATTTCACCAGCGTCGACCCGCATTTCGGCACCAATGCCGAGTTCAAGGCCTTCGTCGATGCCGCCCACGCGCGCGGGATGAAGGTCTACATGGACATCATCACCAACCACACCGCCGACGTGATCGGCTATGCCGAAGGCGAAGCGAACGGCTACCGCTATCGCAGCAAGGGCGAATACCCCTTCTCGCGCCGCGGCGGCCCCGATGGCGCGCCGATCAACGCAGGCTTCGCGGGCGACGACAACCCCGATCCGGCCAACTGGGCCAAGCTCACCGATCCGACCTTCGCCTATACGCCGGTGGTGCCCGAGGCCGAGAAGAACGTGAAGGTCCCGGCGTGGCTCAATGACGTCACGCTCTACCACAACCGCGGCAATTCGCACTGGATCGGCGAGAGCAGCGTCTACGGCGATTTCTCGGGCCTCGACGATCTCGCCACCGAGCATCCCCGCGTCGTTGCGGGCATGATCGAGGTGTTCGGCGACTGGATCGACAATTACGGGATCGACGGTTTCCGCATCGACACCGCCAAGCACGTGAACCCCGGGTTCTGGCAGGCCTTCGTCCCCGCCATGCTGGCGCGCGCCAAGGCCAAGGGGATCGATCACTTCCACATCTTCGGCGAGATCGCCTACGAGGAGCCCACCGCCACCCTCGCCGCGCAGGTGATGGCCGAAAGCGGCCTGCCCTACGCGCTCGACATGGGCTTCGCCAAGGCGGCGCAGATGGTCGCCAGCGGCAAGAGCCCGCCGCGGCTGATGGCCGAGTTCCTCCAGCAGGACGCGATCTATCCCGGCGGGGCGAAAACCGCGACCGGCCTGCCGACCTTCCTCGGCAACCACGATTTCGGGCGCTTTTCGATGTTCGTGCGGCAGATGAGCGGAGCGGACGATCCGGCAAAGCTCCTCGCCCGGGTCAGGCTCGGCCATGCGATGATGTTCCTGCTGCGCGGGGTGCCGACCGTCTATTACGGCGACGAGCAGGGTTTCATCTCCGACGGCAACGACCAGCTTGCGCGCGAGGACATGTTCCCGAGCAAGGTCGCGGTCTACAACGACAACCGGCTGATCGGGACGAAGGCGACCACTGCCGAGGACAATTTCGATCCCGCCCATCCGCTCTACCGCCTGATCGCCGAGCTTTCCGCCGCCCGCACCGCCAGCCCGGCGCTGCGTCGGGGGCTGAGCGAGGTGCGCGCCTTCGCGGAGGAGGCCTCCGGCCTGCTCGCAGTCGAGCGCCACGATCCCGAAACCGGACAGCGTGTTCTGACGGTGTTCAACACCGGCGAAAGGCCACTTTCGCAAAGCATCGAGGTCAGCTACGCGGCGCGCGGCGTGACGCCGCTCGTCGGTCAGTGCCCCGCCGCGCTCGCCGCGCCGGGCGCGGTCAAGGTGACGCTGCCCCCCTTCGGCTTTGCCGCCTGCATTCTGGAGACCGACGACTGA
- a CDS encoding alpha-glucosidase codes for MATAIAADAATAASPLAWWRGAVIYQIYPRSFRDTNGDGIGDLAGIAEGLDYIAGLGVDGIWISPFFTSPMKDFGYDVADYCGIDPSFGTFADFDRVVEKAHALGLKVIIDQVYSHTSDEHAWFKESRQDRTNPKADWYVWADPKPDGSPPSNWQSVFGGSAWQWDGPRKQYYLHNFLTSQPDLNVHNRDVQDALLDVARFWLARGVDGFRLDALNFSMHDPDLRDNPPSGLPMELVTRPFDMQVKRYNQSHPDIVAFLERIRQTLDEFPGRFTVAEVGGPEPLAEMKAFTEGGKRLDSAYNFDFLYAPRLTAPLVRASLQQWSGEDGEGWPSWAFSNHDAPRAVTRWTLDGDMARASRLNLLLLLSLRGNPIIYQGEELGLPQGEVAFEDLQDPEAIANWPHTLGRDGARTPMPWQAGAPQAGFSNANRTWLKLDPVHTGFAVDRQAADPASTLAYAQRLLAARREHPALAIGGITLLDSPADILAFLREDEQGRVLCVFNLGEAPGDWSPPAGLGPLALIATESHVGPGAVPEALAPGTGYWARVAGG; via the coding sequence ATGGCGACCGCAATTGCCGCCGATGCCGCAACCGCCGCCAGCCCGCTCGCCTGGTGGCGCGGCGCGGTCATCTACCAGATCTACCCGCGCTCCTTCCGCGACACCAACGGCGACGGGATCGGCGACCTTGCCGGCATCGCCGAGGGGCTCGACTACATCGCCGGCCTCGGCGTGGACGGCATCTGGATCAGCCCCTTCTTCACCTCGCCGATGAAGGATTTCGGCTACGACGTGGCCGATTACTGCGGGATCGACCCGAGCTTCGGCACCTTCGCCGATTTCGACCGGGTGGTGGAGAAGGCCCATGCCCTCGGCCTCAAGGTCATCATCGACCAGGTCTATTCGCACACCTCGGACGAACACGCCTGGTTCAAGGAGAGCCGGCAGGACCGCACCAACCCCAAGGCCGACTGGTATGTCTGGGCCGATCCCAAGCCCGACGGCTCGCCGCCGTCGAACTGGCAATCGGTGTTCGGCGGCTCGGCGTGGCAGTGGGACGGGCCGCGGAAGCAGTATTACCTGCACAACTTCCTGACCTCGCAGCCCGATCTCAACGTCCACAACCGCGACGTACAGGACGCGCTGCTCGATGTGGCGCGGTTCTGGCTCGCGCGGGGCGTCGACGGGTTCCGGCTCGATGCGCTCAACTTCTCGATGCATGACCCCGACCTGCGCGACAATCCGCCCTCGGGCCTGCCGATGGAGCTGGTGACGCGGCCCTTCGACATGCAGGTCAAGCGCTACAACCAGTCGCACCCCGACATCGTCGCCTTCCTCGAGCGCATCCGCCAGACGCTCGACGAATTCCCCGGCCGCTTCACCGTCGCCGAGGTCGGCGGGCCGGAGCCGCTGGCGGAGATGAAGGCCTTCACCGAAGGCGGCAAGCGGCTCGATTCCGCCTACAACTTCGACTTCCTCTATGCCCCGCGCCTCACCGCGCCGCTGGTGCGCGCCTCGCTCCAGCAGTGGAGCGGCGAGGACGGCGAGGGCTGGCCCTCCTGGGCCTTCTCGAACCACGATGCGCCGCGCGCGGTGACCCGCTGGACGCTGGACGGCGACATGGCGCGCGCGAGCCGGCTCAACCTGCTGTTGCTGCTCAGCCTTCGCGGCAATCCGATCATCTACCAGGGCGAGGAACTGGGCCTGCCGCAGGGCGAGGTCGCCTTCGAGGACCTGCAGGACCCCGAGGCGATCGCCAACTGGCCGCATACCCTCGGCCGCGACGGCGCGCGCACGCCGATGCCGTGGCAGGCGGGCGCGCCGCAGGCGGGCTTCTCGAACGCCAACCGCACCTGGCTGAAGCTCGATCCCGTCCACACCGGCTTCGCCGTCGACCGGCAGGCGGCCGACCCAGCCTCGACCCTCGCCTATGCGCAGCGCCTGCTGGCGGCGCGGCGGGAGCATCCGGCGCTCGCCATCGGCGGGATCACGCTGCTCGACAGCCCGGCGGACATCCTCGCCTTCCTGCGCGAGGACGAACAGGGCCGCGTGCTGTGCGTCTTCAACCTCGGCGAGGCACCCGGCGACTGGAGCCCGCCCGCCGGGCTCGGCCCGCTCGCCTTGATCGCGACCGAAAGCCATGTCGGCCCCGGCGCCGTGCCCGAGGCCCTCGCCCCGGGCACCGGCTACTGGGCGCGGGTGGCGGGCGGCTGA
- a CDS encoding TonB-dependent receptor yields MNGINRSARLLCGAATFLALTATGAPVMAQETDEEKAAVAEGQGEDAIVVTGIRGSIQSSLDAKRNATSIVEVIAAEDIGLLPDQSIADTLARLPGVTAQRVRGRSQQISIRGLGPDFSLSLLNGREIVSAGNNRGIEFDQFPSELIGQGVVYKTGDAQLAAIGIAGAVDLRTIRPLDSNKRQITVSGTYTINDSGSLNPDFASDGYRFFGSYIDQNADGTIGWSLGATIQSIPTQFISRELKTNQFQIARTPGGVIYPADNPRQGVVSRNFERTSVAGSLQFEPSDSFSLTLDGFYTNTTDSGIFRGTETPIASWSGASFVGAQGSGPFADSATYSAVVPILRTDTEGADSEIFALGGNMEWKATDNLGFVLDYGYSTLDRNDIDYESYAGTGRARSGLQDRLTFTFPDDGQYTIASQVDYTNPANVLLTDPGGWGQVGFIKQPIIEDELHQLRAETYWEFDGGFIDRITVGWLYTDRQKSFDSNESFLRPTPAFGNGLRVPTGAIVGSTDTKSLGMDILAYDPSSFLTDGTYLVEKATFDTQWVVEEKIHNFYIQANIDGDLGSVPVRGNIGLRYADTEQGSTGTIAGGINTVEASYDNWLPSMNLAFEIMPDTFIRLAAAKTITRARLDQMTANQNIGFNPLSCIDTNNDQRPDRVIAFNPPSVVCFNLGGGNPALQPYSSTSYDISFEKYFSPGTAIILAAFHKDLSDWVIDFSELTDLSQSIQNFGAGAFLQANPQVATGIFNGPVNFADGTITGVEGTVRLNFGDFSDTLDGFGGFASVTYADAEVQNQNFNPIAIPGYSDVTWSADVFYEKYGFRAKLAARYRNGFLSEVQNFDGSLSGAQAQPETILDAQIGYTFSNEGSFLNGVQILAEVFNLTNEPFVTENDLFNAGGQQVGTFPSRHELYGRTFNLTIRKNF; encoded by the coding sequence ATGAACGGGATCAATCGTAGCGCGCGCCTGCTTTGCGGGGCCGCGACCTTTCTTGCGCTGACCGCCACCGGTGCGCCGGTGATGGCGCAGGAGACCGACGAGGAAAAGGCGGCCGTCGCCGAGGGCCAGGGTGAAGACGCGATCGTCGTCACCGGTATCCGCGGGTCGATCCAGTCCTCGCTCGATGCCAAGCGCAACGCCACCTCGATCGTCGAAGTGATCGCGGCCGAAGACATCGGCCTGCTACCCGACCAGTCGATCGCCGACACCCTCGCCCGCCTGCCCGGCGTGACCGCCCAGCGCGTGCGCGGCCGCTCGCAGCAGATCTCGATCCGCGGCCTCGGCCCGGACTTCTCGCTCTCGCTTCTCAACGGCCGCGAGATTGTCTCGGCGGGCAACAACCGCGGCATCGAATTCGACCAGTTCCCCTCGGAACTGATCGGCCAGGGCGTGGTCTACAAGACCGGTGACGCCCAGCTCGCCGCGATCGGCATCGCCGGCGCGGTCGACCTGCGCACCATCCGTCCGCTGGATTCGAACAAGCGCCAGATCACCGTGTCGGGCACCTACACGATCAACGACAGCGGCTCGCTCAACCCCGATTTCGCCTCGGACGGCTACCGCTTCTTCGGCAGCTACATCGACCAGAACGCCGACGGCACCATCGGCTGGTCGCTGGGTGCCACGATCCAGTCGATCCCGACCCAGTTCATCAGCCGCGAGCTGAAGACCAACCAGTTCCAGATCGCCCGCACCCCGGGCGGCGTGATCTACCCCGCCGACAACCCGCGTCAGGGTGTCGTCAGCCGCAACTTCGAACGCACCTCGGTCGCGGGCAGCCTGCAGTTCGAGCCGAGCGACAGCTTCTCGCTGACCCTCGACGGCTTCTACACCAACACCACCGACAGCGGCATCTTCCGCGGGACCGAAACCCCGATCGCCTCGTGGAGCGGCGCGAGCTTCGTCGGCGCGCAGGGCAGCGGGCCCTTCGCCGACAGCGCCACCTACAGCGCGGTCGTGCCGATCCTGCGCACCGACACCGAGGGTGCCGACAGCGAGATCTTCGCGCTGGGCGGCAACATGGAGTGGAAGGCGACCGACAACCTCGGCTTCGTGCTCGACTACGGCTACTCGACCCTCGACCGCAACGACATCGACTACGAAAGCTATGCCGGCACCGGCCGCGCGCGTTCGGGCCTGCAGGATCGCCTGACCTTCACCTTCCCGGATGACGGCCAGTACACCATCGCCAGCCAGGTCGATTACACCAACCCGGCCAACGTCCTGCTCACCGATCCGGGCGGCTGGGGCCAGGTCGGCTTCATCAAGCAGCCGATCATCGAGGACGAGCTGCACCAGCTGCGCGCCGAGACCTACTGGGAGTTCGACGGCGGCTTCATCGACCGCATCACCGTCGGCTGGCTCTACACCGACCGCCAGAAGAGCTTCGATTCGAACGAGAGCTTCCTGCGTCCCACCCCCGCCTTCGGCAACGGGCTGCGGGTGCCGACCGGCGCCATCGTCGGCTCGACCGACACCAAGAGCCTGGGCATGGACATCCTTGCCTATGACCCGTCGAGCTTCCTGACCGACGGCACCTACCTCGTCGAGAAGGCCACCTTTGACACCCAGTGGGTGGTCGAGGAGAAGATTCACAACTTCTACATCCAAGCCAACATCGACGGCGATCTGGGTTCGGTTCCGGTGCGCGGCAATATCGGCTTGCGCTATGCCGACACCGAGCAGGGTTCGACCGGCACGATCGCGGGCGGGATCAACACCGTCGAGGCGAGCTACGACAACTGGCTGCCGAGCATGAACCTCGCCTTCGAGATCATGCCCGACACCTTCATCCGTCTCGCCGCGGCCAAGACTATCACCCGCGCTCGGCTCGACCAGATGACGGCGAACCAGAACATCGGGTTCAACCCGCTGAGCTGCATCGACACCAACAACGACCAGCGCCCCGACCGGGTGATCGCCTTCAACCCGCCCTCGGTGGTCTGCTTCAACCTCGGCGGCGGCAACCCGGCGCTCCAGCCCTATTCGTCGACCTCCTACGACATCTCCTTCGAGAAGTACTTCTCGCCGGGCACCGCGATCATCCTCGCGGCGTTCCACAAGGACCTGTCGGACTGGGTCATCGACTTCAGCGAGCTGACCGATCTCAGCCAGTCGATCCAGAACTTCGGCGCGGGCGCCTTCCTGCAGGCCAACCCGCAGGTCGCGACCGGGATCTTCAACGGCCCGGTCAACTTCGCCGACGGCACGATCACCGGCGTGGAAGGCACGGTTCGCCTGAACTTCGGCGACTTCAGCGACACGCTCGACGGGTTCGGCGGCTTCGCCAGCGTCACCTATGCCGATGCCGAGGTGCAGAACCAGAACTTCAACCCGATCGCCATTCCCGGCTATTCGGACGTGACCTGGTCGGCTGACGTGTTCTACGAAAAGTACGGCTTCCGCGCCAAGCTGGCGGCCCGCTACCGCAACGGCTTCCTGTCCGAGGTGCAGAACTTCGACGGTTCGCTCTCGGGTGCGCAGGCCCAGCCGGAAACCATCCTCGATGCGCAGATCGGCTACACCTTCTCGAACGAGGGCAGCTTCCTCAACGGGGTGCAGATCCTCGCGGAAGTGTTCAACCTGACCAACGAGCCCTTCGTGACCGAGAACGACCTGTTCAACGCGGGCGGCCAGCAGGTGGGCACCTTCCCGAGCCGCCACGAGCTCTACGGGCGGACCTTCAACCTGACGATACGCAAGAACTTCTGA
- a CDS encoding LacI family DNA-binding transcriptional regulator, with product MADNPPLSSRRSATLEDIAREAGVSISTVSRALNDSPSVKRRTKQQIWQIARAHDYEFRASMPSGPIGADATLAVVVPAPQARDSRVADPFFLELLAGIAEAARERNADLIISHLSPRAGGDLDYAMSTSRATGVIFIGQSSLHHEFNALAARDNRFVVWGAEFPDAQYCVIGSDNLAGGRRATAHLARLGRRRILFLGDTEAPEAEQRIRGYRQALEQAGIAPDDDLILPAHFEVHSAEAAVRSALARGLRFDAIFAASDLIAIGAIRALTRSGMRVPEDVSVVGYDNIPAARLVTPQLTTIDQDANLAGRMLVSKLIDKGDGPAISQRLETSLLIRESCGG from the coding sequence ATGGCCGACAATCCGCCCCTCTCCTCGCGGCGCAGCGCCACGCTCGAGGACATCGCGCGCGAGGCCGGGGTGTCGATCTCGACCGTCAGCCGCGCATTGAACGACAGCCCCTCGGTCAAGCGGCGCACCAAGCAGCAGATCTGGCAGATCGCCCGCGCCCACGACTACGAGTTCCGCGCCTCGATGCCGAGCGGCCCGATCGGTGCCGACGCGACGCTCGCGGTGGTCGTCCCCGCCCCGCAGGCGCGCGACAGCCGGGTGGCGGACCCCTTCTTCCTCGAGCTGCTGGCGGGGATCGCCGAGGCCGCGCGCGAGCGCAACGCCGACCTGATCATCAGCCACCTTTCCCCCCGCGCCGGCGGCGATCTCGACTATGCGATGAGCACCAGCCGCGCGACGGGCGTGATCTTCATCGGCCAGTCCTCGCTCCACCACGAATTCAACGCGCTGGCGGCGCGCGACAACCGCTTCGTGGTGTGGGGGGCGGAATTCCCCGACGCGCAATATTGCGTGATCGGGTCGGACAACCTCGCCGGCGGCCGGCGCGCGACGGCGCACCTCGCGCGGCTCGGACGGCGGCGCATCCTGTTCCTGGGCGACACCGAGGCGCCCGAGGCCGAACAACGCATCCGCGGCTATCGCCAGGCGCTCGAACAGGCGGGGATCGCGCCCGACGACGATCTCATCCTGCCCGCCCATTTCGAGGTCCACTCCGCCGAGGCCGCGGTCCGGAGCGCGCTGGCAAGGGGCCTCAGGTTCGACGCGATCTTTGCGGCTTCCGACCTCATCGCCATCGGCGCGATCCGGGCGTTGACCCGCTCGGGGATGCGCGTGCCCGAGGATGTCTCGGTGGTCGGCTACGACAACATCCCCGCCGCCCGCCTCGTCACCCCGCAGCTCACCACCATCGATCAGGACGCGAACCTGGCCGGGCGGATGCTGGTCTCCAAGCTGATCGACAAGGGCGACGGCCCGGCGATCTCGCAGCGGCTTGAAACGAGCCTCCTGATCCGCGAGAGTTGCGGCGGATGA